From Haliotis asinina isolate JCU_RB_2024 chromosome 8, JCU_Hal_asi_v2, whole genome shotgun sequence, a single genomic window includes:
- the LOC137294215 gene encoding uncharacterized protein gives MHRAATLNFRTGFLVFQTVVTGTLAYLAWTTTSCLCHLSTKRFLTISQEHIPWVPGLAWACLATSAQMGLCLTLMKPAAKDNVAIGIIWRHLPVISHLLGTLCSNYSMTFIEASSTIAMRLMEPITTALLDALVWKTPLPVSVQISLPLVVTGCIIFTGQSSENINHVSGIMLALLSNLGFGLRNTAMKYESESQIKMRSCPALIFSILAFTLVAILDVHHFGRVPHMVFLLFSSSEFHVLYSSLSTCVVLKAVSVVTHAILNNMKRLAVVMCLVLAGTRSLTMWNLAGLAIVALGLGVYTRGKVTSQGQRVQNPPKYAKQILILLLVFNCGIYMYAVRPSTAGSAPPDRREPYEKLTINTSQWTSVLNRLDSITHVRPSLPPSPNASRVYYKWNLVDHPNQTDFCLPFITTSGDLITEMQRVQVNILQTLIGKYKYAFLFDINAFENKGDPAITVGEVHLLRRLGIQLVYYCNTFVCEESGILDKALSLSKHYSRENTIVLLHGGGNLIGYLQNDVLRDQILSRFYEHFNVLMFPQSIWLKGGRLPAHRMVYVKEMYGKYPNITFLLRDRKSFAIGRELFPRQKLFLVPDIAFQIGSISRSMSPIYDILWLKRSDDETPNYTVPSLIGNYTVHVADWTTFISPEGETSMENAFLQTSTGVMFLQRGRVVITDRLHGHILSILCGIPHVMLDNPAHKLSSFHETWTKGLSTAMMATSSEQALKLAVDILKKQRHSLPKLVAYNEVSERLP, from the exons ATGCACAGGGCGGCAACACTAAATTTCAGAACAGGTTTTTTGGTGTTTCAGACAGTCGTCACGGGGACCTTGGCCTACCTGGCCTGGACAACCACATCATGTTTGTGTCATCTCTCCACGAAACGTTTCTTGACAATCTCCCAAGAACATATTCCCTGGGTGCCCGGTCTCGCTTGGGCTTGTCTTGCTACATCAGCACAGATGGGTCTCTGTCTCACTCTGATGAAACCGGCTGCCAAAGACAACGTCGCCATCGGGATTATATGGCGCCACCTGCCGGTCATAAGTCACCTCCTTGGTACACTCTGTAGTAATTATAGCATGACATTCATAGAAGCTTCCTCAACCATTGCAATGAGGCTCATGGAACCAATCACAACAGCCTTGTTAGATGCACTGGTATGGAAAACGCCACTTCCGGTGTCGGTGCAAATCAGCCTACCATTGGTCGTGACAGGATGTATCATCTTTACTGGTCAGTCCTCTGAAAACATCAATCATGTATCGGGGATCATGCTTGCACTTTTGTCAAATTTAGGATTTGGTTTGAGGAACACTGCCATGAAATATGAAAGCGAATCTCAAATTAAAATGCGTTCATGTCCTGCGCTGATCTTTAGTATCTTAGCATTTACGTTGGTGGCCATTTTGGATGTTCATCATTTCGGGCGTGTTCCACATATGGTGTTCCTCCTGTTTTCCTCAAGTGAGTTTCACGTCTTGTACTCATCTTTGTCTACGTGTGTGGTGCTGAAGGCGGTGTCTGTCGTCACCCATGCCATCCTGAACAATATGAAGCGACTTGCAGTGGTGATGTGTCTAGTGCTGGCTGGTACGAGGTCCCTGACGATGTGGAACCTTGCAGGACTTGCAATAGTAGCTTTGGGCCTCGGCGTTTATACCAGGGGGAAAGTTACATCACAAG GCCAGCGTGTGCAAAATC CTCCCAAGTACGCAAAGCAAATACTGATTCTACTGCTGGTATTTAATTgtggcatatacatgtatgctgTAAGACCATCGACAGCCGGATCTGCTCCACCTGACAGACGGGAGCCGTATGAAAAGTTGACAATAAATACATCTCAGTGGACGTCTGTCCTCAACAGACTAGACAGCATCACACATGTCCGTCCAAGTCTACCCCCATCTCCTAATGCTTCCAGAGTCTACTACAAATGGAATTTAGTGGATCATCCAAACCAGACAGATTTCTGCCTGCCTTTCATAACCACAAGTGGTGATCTAATCACAGAGATGCAGCGTGTGCAGGTCAACATACTCCAAACTCTTattggaaaatataaatatgcatTTCTGTTTGACATAAACGCTTTTGAGAACAAAGGAGATCCTGCCATTACTGTGGGTGAAGTCCATCTCTTGAGACGACTGGGCATTCAGCTCGTGTATTACTGTAACACGTTTGTGTGTGAGGAGAGTGGAATTCTAGATAAAGCCCTCTCGTTAAGCAAACACTACAGCAGAGAGAACACTATTGTATTGCTCCATGGAGGAGGCAATCTCATTGgctatttacaaaatgacgTTCTACGGGACCAGATTCTAAGTCGGttttatgaacattttaacGTTttgatgtttccacaaagcaTATGGCTCAAAGGAGGCCGACTACCGGCACACAGAATGGTCTACGTGAAAGAAATGTATGGAAAGTATCCAAATATTACATTCCTCTTGAGGGATCGGAAGTCCTTTGCGATAGGACGAGAGCTCTTTCCGAGGCAAAAGCTGTTCTTGGTGCCAGATATCGCGTTCCAAATTGGATCTATCTCTAGATCTATGTCTCCAATATATGACATACTGTGGCTAAAGCGGAGTGATGACGAAACACCCAACTACACCGTCCCGTCCTTGATAGGGAATTACACTGTGCACGTGGCAGACTGGACGACTTTCATCTCCCCTGAAGGCGAGACATCTATGGAGAATGCCTTTCTCCAAACCAGTACTGGAGTCATGTTTCTCCAGCGAGGCCGTGTGGTCATTACTGACCgtctgcatggacacatcctttCCATTCTGTGCGGTATTCCCCACGTTATGCTGGACAATCCTGCACATAAGCTGTCGTCATTTCACGAGACTTGGACGAAAGGCTTGTCCACGGCGATGATGGCCACGTCCAGTGAACAGGCACTGAAGTTAGCTGTAGATATTCTGAAGAAACAAAGACATTCTCTGCCTAAACTCGTGGCTTATAACGAGGTGTCGGAACGTTTGCCGTGA